Proteins co-encoded in one Candidatus Bathyarchaeota archaeon genomic window:
- a CDS encoding archaeal proteasome endopeptidase complex subunit alpha, with translation MSVFAAPGAYDRAITVFSPDGRLFQVEYAMELVNRGATIIGIQTSEGLVLGSEENIEVLEEAGYSWKIFRVDDHIGAAIVGLSSDARILIDQARIYAQSNKLTYDEPIDVEVVTKRICDIQQMYTQHAGVRPFGVSIIFGGVDKTGTRVFGTHPSGTYRGYKATALGAGRDTVINILKDEYKEDLTLDKSIKLAVKCLVKALEARQLPPRIKIAIIPSATKKMEMLNDSTVDDYIKELGSSK, from the coding sequence ATGTCCGTATTTGCAGCACCAGGAGCATATGACCGCGCAATAACCGTTTTTTCACCAGACGGAAGACTCTTCCAAGTCGAATACGCAATGGAACTAGTCAACCGAGGAGCCACCATAATAGGCATCCAAACATCCGAAGGACTAGTTCTAGGCTCCGAAGAAAACATAGAAGTCCTCGAAGAAGCAGGCTACTCATGGAAAATCTTTCGAGTAGATGACCACATAGGAGCAGCCATCGTCGGCTTAAGCTCAGATGCAAGAATCCTAATCGACCAAGCACGAATCTACGCTCAAAGCAACAAACTAACCTACGATGAACCCATCGATGTAGAAGTCGTAACCAAACGCATCTGCGATATCCAACAAATGTACACCCAACACGCAGGAGTCAGACCATTCGGCGTAAGCATCATCTTCGGAGGAGTCGACAAAACAGGCACACGCGTATTCGGAACACACCCAAGCGGAACCTACAGAGGCTACAAAGCCACCGCACTAGGCGCAGGAAGAGACACCGTCATAAACATCCTAAAAGACGAATACAAAGAAGACCTAACCCTAGACAAAAGCATAAAACTAGCCGTAAAATGCCTAGTCAAAGCCCTCGAGGCACGCCAATTGCCACCAAGAATCAAAATAGCAATCATACCCTCAGCAACAAAGAAAATGGAAATGCTAAACGACAGTACTGTAGACGACTACATCAAAGAGCTGGGTTCAAGCAAGTGA
- a CDS encoding ribosome assembly factor SBDS gives MSEKFTVARLTRENEHFEILIKPQKALDYRNGKLSSITDVLAADIIFSDANKGTKVSEESMRKAFKTVDTLKIADEILKKGTLQLTTDQRRKMVEDKRKQVVDFISRQAVDPKTNLPHPPMRIENAMEQIRYQIDPYKPVEEQARDIVKLLRPILPLKIEQITVAVRIPAEHSARAYGTIKTLGTIKREEWRSDGSWYGELELPAGSYASLLNKLGNVTKGSGEAKIIS, from the coding sequence ATGAGTGAAAAGTTCACTGTTGCACGTCTCACAAGAGAGAATGAGCATTTTGAGATTCTAATCAAACCTCAAAAAGCACTAGATTATCGCAACGGTAAACTTTCCTCAATAACAGACGTTCTAGCAGCAGACATAATCTTCTCAGACGCCAACAAAGGCACTAAAGTCTCAGAAGAATCAATGCGCAAAGCCTTCAAAACAGTAGATACCCTAAAAATCGCAGATGAAATCCTCAAAAAAGGAACCCTGCAACTAACAACCGACCAAAGACGCAAAATGGTCGAAGACAAACGAAAACAAGTAGTAGACTTCATCTCCCGCCAAGCAGTAGACCCAAAAACCAACCTGCCACACCCACCCATGCGCATAGAAAACGCCATGGAACAAATCCGCTACCAAATCGACCCCTACAAACCAGTAGAAGAACAAGCCAGAGACATAGTCAAACTCCTAAGACCCATCCTGCCCCTCAAAATAGAACAAATAACAGTAGCCGTCAGAATCCCAGCCGAACACTCAGCAAGAGCTTATGGCACAATCAAAACCTTAGGAACCATAAAACGGGAAGAATGGCGCTCAGACGGCTCATGGTATGGCGAACTAGAATTGCCAGCTGGGTCATACGCTTCGTTGCTAAACAAACTCGGCAACGTAACCAAAGGAAGTGGAGAAGCAAAAATAATTTCATAA